GAAGCACATTCTTCTTTACCTTGCCCGCAGGAGAGGAGGTAACGCATGACGGAAAAACGCATCCTGGTTGTGGATAATGAGCCCTATATCCAGGAGGTTGCCCAGATCTGCTTGCGGACTGTTGCAGGTTGGCAAGTGGTGACGGCCAGTTCTGGTCAGGAGGGGATTACCCGAGCCGCAACCGAGCAGCCCGATGCCATTCTGCTGGATGTGATGATGCCGGATATGGATGGATTGACGACCTTTCAGAAATTGCAGGAAATAGGGTCTACCCGCCATATTCCGGTGATTCTGTTGACGGCTAAAGTGCAGGCGTCCGATCGCCAGCGCTATACCCGGTTAGGGGTGCGGGCGACGATCGCGAAGCCCTTCAACCCCCTGGAACTGGCTGGACAGATTGCCACGGCCCTGGGATGGTCACTTTGAATACGTCTTTACAAATTTTTCCGATTTCCTCACAAGTTCCTCAACATCTTCCGTTAGCCTCAGAGTTAGCCGGTCAGGGGGCTTGGATGGCAGTCAGGAGGGACCGATGGAGACGATTCGGAAAATTAACGATGACCTGTCCATTGCCGGACAGATTGCCCTAGAACAACTGCCTCAACTGGTTGAGGAGGGGGTTCATGCCATTGTGGATCTGCGTTCGCCCCATGAAAAAGGCTTTTCCCTGGATGAACAGCAAAAAGCAGAATTCCTGGGGCTGATCTACATCAACATTCCCTTTGCGATTGACAGCAGTAGCATTGAGGCCGCAACCCGAATTCTGCAACTGATGCAGCAGTTGCCCAGACCCATGCTGGTGCATTGTGACAACGCGATGCGGGCAGCCGCGATCGCGCTG
This portion of the Leptolyngbya sp. 'hensonii' genome encodes:
- a CDS encoding response regulator, whose product is MTEKRILVVDNEPYIQEVAQICLRTVAGWQVVTASSGQEGITRAATEQPDAILLDVMMPDMDGLTTFQKLQEIGSTRHIPVILLTAKVQASDRQRYTRLGVRATIAKPFNPLELAGQIATALGWSL
- a CDS encoding sulfur transferase domain-containing protein — its product is METIRKINDDLSIAGQIALEQLPQLVEEGVHAIVDLRSPHEKGFSLDEQQKAEFLGLIYINIPFAIDSSSIEAATRILQLMQQLPRPMLVHCDNAMRAAAIALMYIAIRQGVALEKAFDQAKQLGLFEIPV